A single region of the Microlunatus panaciterrae genome encodes:
- a CDS encoding thiamine pyrophosphate-requiring protein translates to MSGTVGDYVLQRLREWNVQQVFGYAGDGINGLLAAWQRADNQPPFIQARHEEMAAFAATGYAKFSGRVGVCTATSGPGAIHLLNGLYDAKLDHVGVVAIVGQTARSAMGGSYQQEVDLLSLYKDVASQYCQMVTVPEQLPNVLDRALRIASSQRTVTAVIIPSDVQELEYTPPEHAFKMVPSSLDQTWSSPVPDPADLQRAAEVLNAGSKVAILVGQGARAAAEEVTELAELLGAGVAKALLGKDVLSDELSWVTGSIGLLGTRPSYELMTDCDTLLVVGSNFPYTQFLPGFDGTEPKVRAVQIDVDPTMVGLRYPFEVNLVGDSAATLRALIPLLRRQQDRSWRDTVESNVSRWWDVMARRAQVSADPLNPEQVFSELSPRLPDDAMISADSGSGTNWYARHVRMRGRMRGTLSGTLATMGCGVPYAIGSKYAHPDRPAYALVGDGAMQMNGINELITIAKYWRDWADPRLVIAVLHNNDLNQVTWELRAMGGSPQFLPSQQLPDFDYAGFARSIGLDGIAVDDPERVGASWDEAIAAQRPCLIEFRTDPAIPPIPPHATWDQMIKSLESLVRGDSDRLDVVKEGFKTKLQDVLPGRGDS, encoded by the coding sequence ATGAGTGGAACCGTTGGCGACTACGTCCTGCAGCGTCTGCGCGAATGGAACGTGCAGCAGGTCTTCGGCTATGCGGGTGACGGGATCAACGGGTTGCTGGCAGCCTGGCAGCGCGCCGACAACCAGCCGCCCTTCATCCAGGCGCGGCACGAGGAGATGGCCGCCTTCGCCGCCACCGGCTACGCCAAGTTCAGCGGCAGAGTCGGAGTCTGCACCGCGACCAGCGGTCCTGGCGCGATTCACCTGCTGAACGGCCTCTACGACGCCAAGCTGGACCACGTCGGCGTCGTCGCCATCGTCGGTCAGACCGCCCGCTCCGCGATGGGCGGCTCGTACCAGCAGGAGGTCGACCTGCTCAGTCTCTACAAGGACGTGGCCAGTCAGTACTGCCAGATGGTGACGGTCCCCGAGCAGCTGCCGAACGTGCTGGACCGGGCCCTGCGGATCGCCAGCAGCCAGCGGACCGTGACCGCGGTGATCATCCCCTCCGACGTCCAGGAACTGGAGTACACGCCACCCGAGCATGCGTTCAAGATGGTGCCGTCCAGCCTCGACCAGACCTGGTCGTCGCCGGTGCCCGACCCGGCGGACCTGCAGCGGGCCGCCGAGGTGCTCAATGCCGGCAGCAAGGTGGCGATCCTCGTCGGTCAGGGCGCCCGGGCAGCCGCCGAGGAGGTGACCGAGCTCGCTGAGCTGTTGGGCGCCGGGGTCGCCAAGGCATTGCTGGGCAAGGACGTGCTCTCCGACGAGCTGAGCTGGGTGACCGGGTCGATCGGCCTGCTCGGCACCCGGCCGTCCTACGAGCTGATGACGGACTGCGACACCCTGCTGGTGGTCGGCTCCAACTTCCCCTACACGCAGTTCCTACCGGGCTTCGACGGCACCGAACCGAAGGTACGCGCTGTGCAGATCGACGTCGACCCGACGATGGTGGGCCTTCGCTACCCGTTCGAGGTCAACCTGGTGGGCGACTCGGCGGCGACCCTTCGGGCGCTCATCCCGCTGCTGCGCCGACAGCAGGACCGGTCCTGGCGCGACACGGTGGAGTCGAACGTCAGCCGCTGGTGGGACGTGATGGCTCGTCGCGCCCAGGTGTCCGCCGACCCCCTGAACCCCGAGCAGGTCTTCTCCGAACTGTCGCCGCGACTGCCCGACGACGCCATGATCAGCGCAGACTCCGGCTCGGGGACCAACTGGTATGCCCGGCACGTGCGGATGCGCGGCCGGATGCGCGGAACCCTGTCCGGGACGCTGGCGACAATGGGCTGCGGCGTGCCGTACGCCATCGGGTCGAAGTACGCCCATCCCGATCGGCCGGCGTACGCGCTGGTGGGTGACGGCGCCATGCAGATGAACGGCATCAACGAGTTGATCACGATCGCCAAGTACTGGCGGGATTGGGCCGACCCACGGTTGGTGATCGCAGTGCTGCACAACAACGACCTCAACCAGGTCACCTGGGAGCTGCGGGCGATGGGCGGCTCGCCGCAGTTCCTGCCGTCCCAGCAGCTGCCCGACTTCGACTACGCCGGCTTCGCCCGTAGCATCGGCCTGGACGGCATCGCCGTCGACGACCCGGAACGGGTGGGAGCCTCCTGGGACGAGGCGATCGCGGCCCAGCGCCCCTGTCTGATCGAGTTCAGGACCGACCCGGCCATCCCTCCGATCCCGCCGCACGCGACCTGGGACCAGATGATCAAGTCTCTCGAGTCGCTGGTCCGTGGTGACTCGGACCGGCTGGACGTGGTCAAGGAGGGCTTCAAGACCAAGCTGCAGGATGTGCTGCCCGGCCGTGGAGACTCCTGA